In Novipirellula aureliae, the sequence CGCACCAAAAGCACCGACGGGATAACCTGATCCGAGTGCCTTGGAGATCACCGTGATGTCGGGCTGAACCATGTAGCGACTTTGAGCTCCGCCGGCCGCGACTCGAAAACCGGTGATCACTTCGTCAAAAATCAACAAGGAATCATGGTTCAGCGTCATCTCGCGAACTCCCTGTAAATAACCATCCGCTGGCGGGATAACCCCCGAGTTGCCCATCACCGGCTCCATGATGCATGCTGCAATCCGATCACCATATTCGCGGAAACATGCTTCAAGGGCGTCGATGTCGTTCCAACGCACGACGACGACATCGTTCGGTGCGCCTGCAAGACCAAGTGTCCCCGGGATGATCGGTCCATAACCCTTTTCAGGCAATGCGTCGAGCGGAGCATGGTATTTGTTGAACACCGCGTCGCTCCAACCATGGTAGTGGCCTTCGAACATCACCAAAACGTTCTTGCCGGTGTAAGCACGTGCTAACCGAACTGCCGCCGCACAGGACTCGGTGCCGGAATTTGCGAACCGCATCAATTCCATACCCGGATAAAGCTGCTTGATCTTTGAGGCGACGCGAGCGCTTATCTCGGTCGGAAAGCCAAGTTGCGATCCGCTTGTGCTGATCTGCTTGACAACACTATCAATCACCCGCTGAGGGCAATGCCCAAACAAGAGTGGCCCGTATGCCATATTGAGATCGAGATACTCTTTTCCATCCACATCCCATACGCGTGCTCCCTCACCACGCTCGGCGACCAAGGGCAGGTGGTATGATAATACCCGCATCGAGCTGCTGTCGCCACCTGCAATGCTTTGGCGGGCATTCGCAAGTGCAATTTCGCTTCGAGAGGGTGATTCGTTCGTCGACGGAGGGTGTGAAAGCGAATCCGAAATCGCGTAAGACATGTTAAACCCCGGTGCAGATTTGAAGTGTTGTGGCAGACTTGATGTGAGGCGGGCGATCAACAGAACGGGAGAAAAGGTGTACCACCCAGATGTGATCTCGACCCCCCCCTTCTGTCTAGGTTCTCGTAATATATCGAGTAGCAACCCACTGTCAATCTACGATTTGCCCTATCGTTCGCAAACTACCAAAACCACGTCGTTTAACCGCGGCAGAGCGGCAAAATTGCCCATGCTATCTTATCGTTAACGTGTCCCAGCGGTCCGTCTCGTTTTTTGGAGAAGAAAGAATTTCCCCAATGGACTGTAAAGAATTGCTGGCAATAAGACCAAGTCGGCCAACAATGCTACCGAAAGTAGTGAAGCCATCAGCCAAGCAAAGCGTTGAATCGGCACGAAGGGACTCAGCGCAAAGACCAGCATTCCGAGTCCACATACTAAAGTGGTTTGTGACATTGCCGGCGCACAAGTTCGTAGGCTTTCGATCGCAGCTTGTTGATGAGAACCATGGCGAGCGAACGAATCGCGAAAAGCCATGATTAAGTGCATGGAATCAT encodes:
- a CDS encoding aspartate aminotransferase family protein, encoding MSYAISDSLSHPPSTNESPSRSEIALANARQSIAGGDSSSMRVLSYHLPLVAERGEGARVWDVDGKEYLDLNMAYGPLLFGHCPQRVIDSVVKQISTSGSQLGFPTEISARVASKIKQLYPGMELMRFANSGTESCAAAVRLARAYTGKNVLVMFEGHYHGWSDAVFNKYHAPLDALPEKGYGPIIPGTLGLAGAPNDVVVVRWNDIDALEACFREYGDRIAACIMEPVMGNSGVIPPADGYLQGVREMTLNHDSLLIFDEVITGFRVAAGGAQSRYMVQPDITVISKALGSGYPVGAFGASHEMMSMITEQKLFHGGVFSGNAVVMAAAEAAMDTILESRETMYPYMEGLATKLADGLREIFGRLKIPHLVQNVGPLLGLFLTDGKIEKVNEYRDVRKHCQFDKYIHFQHHMQNSGVYFHPNQFEPMFLSTAHTADDIDMALERFADAAAKTCCK